CGTTCCCCAGGCGGTTATATAAACATCGGCGTTATCCACTACTAATTTAAAGGTTTCACTAGGTTTTAAAAGCTGTTCCTCGCTACCTTCCTTTAGCAATGTTTCACCAATTTCTGGAATATTAACGGTATACTCCACAAAAGCACCTTTTTTAATAGCAGCTTTAGCCACTTCTGTTATAAAGGGAATTGTTATTGCTTCCCCAGAAATATAGACCTTTTCCCCCTTTTTTACTCCTGTGGAATATTCCACTAGTAAATGGGCTAACCTCTGTAATCTAATATCAGCCATAAAAGCACCTCCTATGTTTTAGCAAACTAATATAAATATACTACATTTTCTCACTATTTCCTCTTTTTCACTTTCAATAATTTATTAAAGGTATTTTCTTGTACATTTACATTTTCATCTACTATTGCTAGATTTTTCTCTCTCTTGGGAAATTTAATATTGGGTTTAATCCGCCTTAAACCTACATCTATAAGAAAAAGGAGTAAACTTAAAACTAAAAAGGGTAATGTTAAATCCCTAAGGCCCTTCTTTTTTTGGTAAGGTGCATTAAAAACTTCATAAGGCCTTTTTAAAACCCGTCCACCTGTAACTTCAGCTATTTTCCTTAGAACATACCCAGTATCCTGCAAATTATCGATACTGTATTCTGCAGAATAAGGAAGGGTAAAACCATTAATGTTTAAACCTGTGGTTGTTTCCCCTTTTTTCCTTAAGGTATTTAAAAAATATATCCCTTGGGAAAGATTTTCTATTATTCCCCTGTACTCTCTACTGGATAGGGGAATTAATTCAACCTGTTCCTTTTCTCCCCCTTCTTTTACTAAGGTCATAGTTAATGTTTCCCCTTCTTCCAATGGGTTCATTACTCTAACAACTACCTCTGCCCCACTTCCTTTTAACTGAACATTAACCCCCAAATCACCATAATTTTCGCCAGCGACAACCCAATTTAAAGTATCTAACCAAAGGGTTGGAAAATCAGGACTAGATAGGAGATTTTGCGTCCACATTCCATAACTATCAGAGGTAAAAGCCACTGTTTTCCCTAAACCATAATGAAATCTAGCATATAGGGGGTGATCCCGGTGGGTGGTCAAAATCTCTTCAGCACCGGGTTTAAGGGTTGTAGCTATATATCCTCCTAAAAGTGGAGCTCCCCCTTTAAAGGGATTGTAGGCAGGGCTCACTAATTTAGGGGTAAATTCTTCTTCAATTATATAATTGCCAGCTACTAATAATGTTTCCCGGGAAAAGACTCCAGGTAAATCTACCACATTTCGGACATCATAAAACCTACCACCACCGTTGACTGCCAAATATTCCATCAATTGAAGATCTGCATCATTCCCTAAAGCAATTGTTGTTAAAGTTATCCCTTCCCTGCGGATTCTAGCCAACAACTCTTCATAGTTTTGAGGTCCTTCCACTCCATCACTTAATAAAATGATATGTTTGTTACCGGTTTCTTTAGTGAACAAGGTTACAGCTTTTTCTAAGGCGGGGTAAATGGAAGTTCCCCCACCAATTGTGATATTTTGAATTATCCTTTTTAACCTGTCTTTTTCAGTGACTTCAGTTAAAGGAAAGTCTACATAAAAACTGTGGTCAAAGGTAATGAGCCCTAATTTATCCTTTTCACCTAGTATATCTAAGGCTGAAATACCAGCATTTTTTGCCATATTAAGTTTTTCCCCATCCATGCTACCAGACCGGTCGATAACTAATACCAGCTCTATACCCGGTAACTCCTGCTGACTTTCTACTTCCATAGTCACTGGCAATATTTCTTCTAAGGGACTATCACCATAATACCCCATGCCAAAGGAATTTTTACCACCTATGGCGACAAAACCTCCCCCAATAACTTCTACAAAGGTCTTGAGATTATTAAGGCTAGTTTCCCCTAAGATGTATTTAGGAACATCTACAAAAAATATTCCTTTATAATCTAACAAACCTTCTAAGTTTTTCGGAAAATCTTCCCCTTGGATTAATGTAACATCAACTCCATTTTCTTTGAAAAGGTGGTAAAGGGGAAATCCGATATCTTTCCGTCCTTCCACTACCAATACTTTTGGTGGAGCATCGACAAGGGTAAGCCCTTCACTCCTATTGTTTTCTAAGATTTTGTCATCTTTCGATTGAATAACAGCTTTAACCCTTTGAAAACCAGAACCAGTTATTTCTACAGGGAAAACTAAGGTCTGGCTTCCCTTGGGAATTT
The Anaerobranca gottschalkii DSM 13577 DNA segment above includes these coding regions:
- a CDS encoding VWA domain-containing protein, translated to MFFSFSKPYYLFLLLPIVIYIWWFYIKNIRSSYLTKGIYIIRTLTAIFLILSLAGPSIVKTIDGQWVVYLADLSYSTVHGENFKEWIEESSKFMGKKDKMAVLAFGSDTQLLRSFSRQTPINWNVGVNKEFTDIERALKVAAGLLPGDVNGRIVLISDGYENIGDSLAFAKMLRGNNIPVDVYPLHLKIGNEVAIKAVNLPANTYQGQRVLLEVEIESTSNTEGELTIFWENRVIYKETVKIPKGSQTLVFPVEITGSGFQRVKAVIQSKDDKILENNRSEGLTLVDAPPKVLVVEGRKDIGFPLYHLFKENGVDVTLIQGEDFPKNLEGLLDYKGIFFVDVPKYILGETSLNNLKTFVEVIGGGFVAIGGKNSFGMGYYGDSPLEEILPVTMEVESQQELPGIELVLVIDRSGSMDGEKLNMAKNAGISALDILGEKDKLGLITFDHSFYVDFPLTEVTEKDRLKRIIQNITIGGGTSIYPALEKAVTLFTKETGNKHIILLSDGVEGPQNYEELLARIRREGITLTTIALGNDADLQLMEYLAVNGGGRFYDVRNVVDLPGVFSRETLLVAGNYIIEEEFTPKLVSPAYNPFKGGAPLLGGYIATTLKPGAEEILTTHRDHPLYARFHYGLGKTVAFTSDSYGMWTQNLLSSPDFPTLWLDTLNWVVAGENYGDLGVNVQLKGSGAEVVVRVMNPLEEGETLTMTLVKEGGEKEQVELIPLSSREYRGIIENLSQGIYFLNTLRKKGETTTGLNINGFTLPYSAEYSIDNLQDTGYVLRKIAEVTGGRVLKRPYEVFNAPYQKKKGLRDLTLPFLVLSLLLFLIDVGLRRIKPNIKFPKREKNLAIVDENVNVQENTFNKLLKVKKRK